From the genome of Terriglobia bacterium, one region includes:
- a CDS encoding ATP-binding protein has product TLWIGTAGGGISRYRDGKFETFDTRRGLSNDSALAFYEDSSGALWIGINGGGLNRFKNGRFIAIFDAFSQADSSTTRKFGGTGLGLAICYRLVQLMGGNIWVESEEGRGSQFHFTIRAGFPQSKGHSQTGEVPGLAGGSILVVEDHVTGRRILCETLVRWGLPRLPFPTWRKHWPRCAKPKTAALRFRSC; this is encoded by the coding sequence ACACTTTGTGGATTGGGACGGCCGGCGGCGGTATCAGCCGGTACCGGGACGGTAAGTTCGAGACGTTCGACACCAGGCGCGGACTTTCGAACGATTCCGCGCTTGCTTTTTACGAGGATTCTTCCGGCGCGCTCTGGATAGGCATCAATGGAGGCGGCTTGAACCGCTTCAAAAACGGACGCTTTATCGCCATTTTCGACGCTTTCTCGCAGGCGGACAGTTCCACTACCCGAAAATTCGGCGGCACAGGTCTGGGGCTCGCCATCTGCTATCGCCTCGTCCAGCTTATGGGCGGAAACATCTGGGTCGAAAGCGAGGAAGGCCGTGGCAGCCAGTTTCATTTCACGATTCGCGCCGGTTTTCCCCAATCCAAAGGACATTCGCAGACGGGCGAAGTGCCCGGACTCGCCGGGGGTTCCATTCTGGTTGTGGAGGATCATGTCACCGGCCGCCGCATCCTGTGCGAGACTTTAGTGCGCTGGGGACTGCCGCGGTTGCCGTTCCCGACGTGGCGCAAGCATTGGCCACGCTGCGCCAAGCCAAAGACGGCGGCACTCCGTTTTCGCTCGTGTTGA